One window from the genome of Bacillus tianshenii encodes:
- a CDS encoding N-acetylmuramoyl-L-alanine amidase has product MRNRKITSFGIGIILMLVFFAVTSIHTAAASAGIVNADDLNVRSAPSVSGDIYGQLNTGDKVTVQGTSGSWLKIDYRGRTAYVHSNFVKSVSSSDTDVDVYVNREKISLPVEPPIKHGHVLVPFREIGESMGIQVSWLKETRQVRAVDNGKEVLFTIDKGNVKVDNKSFTVSPAPTIEKNYTVLPLRFFAEAFGATVGWNNDTRTVYITRDQEELNQDEEGTDDSVSAPPQPEPTPEPKPEPKPEPKPEVPSSEIIGYVLADQLNVRSGPGTEYRSIDSLSENQQVAVLSFSDNWAKINTGSEVGYVHSYYLKMKRNGNTFTSLSVPKVTNGDHRYELTWTKRGRVNSAHNLTSNGVSISTSTGVVEPLEQSHPAIKDISYHSANGGTKINIALNDGWQYVARHDGNQVRITLLPRGLEGKRIVIDAGHGDHDPGARGATGLLEKTVNLSISQRLAKLLEQAGADVTLTRNDDRFITLSGRVDIAHRNGADSFMSVHSDSFMSTSRGSTTFYHIGVNPSWEQSKQLSDIAIQKLTSKLGTYNRGSQSKSLHVIRESNIPATLVEIAFLSNPSEEAQLKTDSFRQKAAEALYESFVEYYK; this is encoded by the coding sequence ATGAGGAATAGAAAAATCACATCATTTGGAATAGGCATAATCCTCATGCTGGTCTTTTTTGCAGTAACATCTATTCACACTGCTGCAGCATCGGCTGGTATCGTAAATGCAGATGACCTGAATGTTCGAAGCGCACCCTCGGTGAGCGGGGACATCTATGGTCAACTGAACACTGGGGACAAAGTGACGGTTCAAGGTACATCAGGTTCGTGGTTGAAAATTGATTATCGAGGGCGTACTGCCTATGTACATAGCAACTTTGTGAAGTCAGTCTCATCAAGTGATACTGATGTGGATGTCTATGTCAATCGAGAGAAAATTTCACTTCCAGTTGAACCACCGATTAAGCATGGTCATGTATTAGTGCCATTTCGGGAAATTGGAGAGTCAATGGGGATACAAGTATCTTGGTTAAAAGAAACACGCCAAGTACGTGCTGTAGACAATGGTAAGGAAGTTTTATTTACAATTGATAAAGGGAATGTGAAAGTCGATAACAAGAGTTTTACTGTAAGCCCTGCTCCGACAATTGAAAAGAACTATACAGTATTGCCACTGCGTTTCTTTGCAGAAGCGTTTGGCGCAACGGTTGGATGGAATAATGATACTCGCACAGTATACATTACCCGTGACCAAGAAGAGTTAAACCAAGATGAAGAAGGAACAGATGATTCTGTATCAGCTCCGCCTCAACCGGAACCAACTCCGGAACCGAAGCCAGAGCCAAAGCCAGAGCCAAAGCCAGAGGTTCCTTCATCTGAGATTATTGGATATGTACTTGCCGACCAACTTAATGTTCGTAGTGGTCCGGGAACTGAATATAGAAGTATTGATTCATTAAGCGAAAATCAACAAGTGGCTGTTCTTAGCTTTTCTGATAACTGGGCGAAAATTAACACTGGTTCAGAAGTTGGGTATGTTCACTCTTACTATTTGAAAATGAAGCGCAATGGCAACACATTTACAAGCCTATCTGTGCCAAAGGTTACAAATGGAGATCATCGTTATGAACTGACTTGGACAAAGAGAGGCCGTGTCAATTCAGCACATAACTTAACAAGCAATGGTGTCTCAATTAGTACAAGCACAGGTGTTGTGGAGCCATTAGAACAAAGCCATCCAGCAATTAAGGATATTTCTTATCATTCTGCAAATGGTGGAACGAAGATTAATATCGCACTTAATGACGGCTGGCAATATGTAGCTCGTCATGACGGAAATCAAGTACGAATTACACTACTTCCAAGAGGATTAGAAGGCAAGCGAATTGTGATCGATGCAGGTCACGGCGACCATGACCCAGGTGCAAGAGGTGCAACAGGTCTTCTTGAGAAAACCGTGAACTTAAGTATTTCACAGCGCTTGGCAAAGCTACTTGAACAAGCTGGTGCAGATGTAACGTTAACACGTAATGATGACCGTTTTATAACGTTATCAGGTCGTGTGGACATCGCGCATCGTAATGGAGCAGATTCATTTATGAGTGTGCATTCTGACTCCTTTATGTCAACATCAAGAGGCTCAACAACGTTCTATCATATTGGCGTGAATCCAAGTTGGGAACAAAGCAAGCAGCTTTCAGATATTGCGATTCAGAAGCTGACATCCAAGCTTGGCACGTATAACCGTGGTTCACAGAGCAAGAGCTTACATGTTATCCGTGAGTCCAACATACCAGCAACACTTGTAGAGATTGCATTCTTATCAAATCCAAGTGAAGAAGCACAATTAAAAACAGACAGCTTCCGACAAAAAGCTGCTGAAGCATTGTACGAATCATTTGTGGAATATTATAAGTAA
- a CDS encoding DUF5693 family protein, translating into MKKVLNLVIILALLATIPYIYQRASAELTNQSYEIIVPHDEIEALSDTGMPENEIYQKLAEKNEYGVQRVQAISFEPVTLSNLMNRGIVDVYEQEEIASLAGEENASAFPEEAGLYFKFDGDKPEFRQSFLKAFEERVREVPGVEVDDEQVYFVEGFPEKMISEGRGWIENAILSRPITYDLSAIETAHENGFDVVFRISNEITEHNTFIVDQMLNLKEKYNDTAQDILFSGTEALGHENEATQPYVKKLDEAGFNIMSIEFYNQKGFGAYQKNFDNRFIRLHSIDPFDGWDGHVDRAVRAINERNIRAVFFHIVHKKKLYNEALKPTEMLDEAANMIDDVHHDIMNQKFADFQPGDASAYPKMNTSLLITLAALIGAVALIARVALMASPLLAWLVIAGGGLLTLAYAATKMEVILQAMALGAAVSAATFAVLSAENIEKTSRIWLQYLYSAGIGLVGAWFVAALLFGNEYLMKFVEFRGVKVLYLLPILLVTAHVLRHSIKAIAFAPVRYYQLALVGAGLLVVLIYVARSGNDPGVGVSSIELAVRQLLENTLGIRPRTKEFLIGFPIFILGMYLVSKGYRYAHFIYVGAAIGFVSMVNTFTHLHIPLYISFIRTIYGLIFGAIIGVILIACFKAVKKIWPKIQARF; encoded by the coding sequence TTGAAGAAAGTTTTAAATCTTGTGATTATCTTAGCTTTGCTCGCTACGATTCCTTATATTTATCAACGAGCCAGCGCAGAGCTCACAAATCAATCGTATGAAATCATTGTTCCGCACGATGAAATCGAAGCACTTTCAGACACAGGCATGCCTGAAAATGAGATTTATCAGAAATTAGCTGAAAAGAATGAATACGGGGTCCAAAGGGTCCAAGCGATTTCATTTGAGCCGGTAACATTAAGCAACTTAATGAACAGAGGCATTGTCGACGTGTATGAGCAAGAGGAAATTGCTTCTCTTGCAGGTGAAGAAAATGCGTCTGCTTTTCCTGAAGAAGCAGGCTTATATTTCAAATTTGATGGGGACAAGCCTGAGTTTCGTCAATCCTTCTTGAAGGCATTTGAAGAGCGCGTTCGTGAAGTACCTGGTGTTGAAGTAGATGACGAGCAAGTTTATTTCGTTGAAGGTTTCCCAGAGAAAATGATTTCAGAAGGAAGAGGATGGATTGAGAATGCTATTCTTTCCCGTCCAATCACATATGACCTTTCTGCAATCGAAACCGCTCATGAGAACGGCTTTGATGTTGTATTCCGAATTAGCAATGAGATTACTGAACATAACACGTTTATTGTTGATCAAATGCTTAATTTGAAAGAGAAATACAATGATACAGCACAAGATATTCTTTTTTCTGGAACAGAAGCGTTAGGACATGAAAATGAAGCCACACAGCCTTATGTGAAGAAGCTAGATGAGGCAGGCTTTAATATTATGTCGATCGAGTTTTATAATCAAAAAGGCTTTGGCGCTTACCAAAAGAATTTCGACAACCGCTTTATTCGCTTGCACAGTATTGATCCTTTCGACGGCTGGGATGGTCACGTAGACCGTGCTGTTCGAGCGATTAATGAACGAAATATTCGTGCGGTATTCTTCCATATCGTTCATAAGAAAAAGCTTTACAATGAAGCATTAAAACCAACGGAAATGCTGGACGAAGCTGCGAACATGATTGATGATGTTCATCACGACATTATGAATCAGAAATTTGCTGACTTCCAGCCTGGAGATGCATCTGCTTACCCGAAAATGAACACATCCTTGCTCATAACACTCGCAGCACTTATTGGAGCAGTGGCGTTAATTGCGAGAGTTGCATTGATGGCTTCTCCACTATTAGCTTGGCTTGTTATCGCTGGTGGCGGGCTTCTAACGCTGGCCTATGCAGCGACGAAAATGGAAGTCATTCTCCAAGCGATGGCGTTAGGTGCAGCTGTTTCTGCAGCAACATTTGCAGTGCTTTCTGCTGAAAATATTGAAAAGACAAGCCGTATTTGGCTGCAGTATTTATACTCTGCAGGTATTGGCCTTGTCGGAGCATGGTTTGTTGCAGCGCTGTTATTTGGAAATGAATATTTAATGAAATTTGTTGAATTTAGAGGCGTTAAAGTGCTTTATTTACTGCCGATTCTGTTAGTGACAGCTCACGTATTACGGCACAGCATTAAGGCAATCGCATTCGCGCCGGTTCGGTATTATCAGCTTGCACTTGTTGGTGCTGGTTTGCTCGTCGTTCTCATCTATGTAGCACGAAGCGGGAATGACCCTGGTGTTGGGGTAAGTAGTATTGAGCTAGCAGTTCGACAATTATTAGAGAATACATTAGGAATTCGCCCGCGGACGAAAGAGTTCTTAATCGGATTCCCGATTTTCATCTTAGGAATGTACCTTGTCAGCAAAGGCTACCGCTATGCACACTTTATCTATGTAGGTGCAGCAATTGGATTTGTGTCGATGGTCAATACGTTTACGCATTTACACATTCCGCTGTACATTTCATTTATCCGTACGATTTACGGTTTAATTTTCGGAGCGATTATCGGTGTTATTCTAATCGCTTGCTTCAAAGCAGTGAAGAAAATTTGGCCAAAGATCCAAGCGAGGTTTTAA
- a CDS encoding MraY family glycosyltransferase, whose product MIVWTAILCFILTLLFTPLVKKLAIKIGAVDQPNQRKVHQRIMPRLGGLAIYLSAMIGLLIMMPDNEFTWPLIIGATIIIITGVFDDMYEISPKVKMLGQFLAAAVVIFGGVQIDFINLPFNSTIHFGIFAVPLTFFWIIGITNAINLIDGLDGLAAGVSSIVVLTISIMAIIVPNPFVMVVGFILLASTVGFLFYNFHPAKIFMGDTGALFLGFMISVISLLGFKNITVFSLLLPVIILGVPISDTFFAIIRRIVHKKPLSAPDKSHLHHCLLRLGFSHRTTVLIIYGMSAFFGLAAIVLSKSTLWGATLIITLLLFVIQFVVEKVGLVHENFQPMHKLFRKMANTRR is encoded by the coding sequence ATGATTGTTTGGACGGCAATATTGTGCTTTATCTTAACGCTATTGTTCACGCCGTTAGTAAAGAAGCTAGCAATTAAAATTGGAGCAGTCGACCAGCCGAATCAACGTAAAGTCCATCAACGGATTATGCCGCGTTTAGGCGGGTTGGCGATATATTTAAGTGCCATGATCGGGTTGCTTATTATGATGCCTGATAATGAATTTACATGGCCGCTGATTATTGGAGCAACCATTATCATCATTACAGGTGTGTTTGATGATATGTACGAAATTTCTCCGAAAGTAAAGATGCTTGGCCAATTCTTGGCTGCAGCAGTCGTTATTTTCGGTGGGGTACAAATTGATTTTATCAACTTACCATTTAATTCAACGATTCACTTTGGAATTTTCGCAGTTCCATTAACATTCTTCTGGATTATCGGTATTACAAATGCCATTAACTTAATTGATGGCTTGGATGGTCTTGCAGCAGGTGTTTCGTCAATCGTTGTGTTGACGATTTCAATTATGGCGATTATCGTGCCTAACCCATTCGTAATGGTTGTCGGCTTTATCTTGCTTGCAAGTACAGTTGGATTCCTATTCTATAACTTCCATCCAGCGAAGATTTTCATGGGAGATACAGGAGCTCTTTTCCTAGGGTTTATGATTTCAGTTATTTCTCTATTAGGCTTTAAAAACATTACGGTATTCTCGCTATTATTGCCAGTCATTATTTTAGGCGTACCGATTTCGGATACATTCTTTGCAATCATTCGCCGAATTGTGCATAAGAAGCCTTTATCAGCGCCAGATAAGTCACACTTGCATCACTGCTTACTGCGTTTAGGTTTCTCACACCGCACAACAGTATTAATTATCTATGGCATGAGTGCATTTTTCGGACTTGCTGCCATTGTATTATCAAAATCAACCCTTTGGGGCGCAACTTTGATTATTACGTTGCTGCTGTTTGTAATCCAATTCGTTGTTGAAAAAGTCGGCCTGGTACACGAAAATTTCCAGCCGATGCATAAGCTGTTCCGCAAAATGGCAAATACACGACGTTAA
- the csaB gene encoding polysaccharide pyruvyl transferase CsaB, whose amino-acid sequence MNVVLSGYYGFHNVGDEAILLSIIEALRKERPGIGITVLSNDPEYTKETYSVNAVNRWSMGDVLQALRSSDGLISGGGSLLQDKTGLKSVPYYLGIMQMARLLNKPFFIYAQGLGPIEKAWNQKMTKQVLSKAAFVTVRDEESQALLKSFGFKKNIELVPDPVVGLDAEQFESTWLKEMGVTEPILAVSVRDWQTGQPYLKKVAKVLDNCADQGLKVLFVPMHDKQDAVTSEKTASYMKHDALIAPYDASIQEKIAFIKESDVLFGMRLHALIFAAVVSTPMVGLSYDPKIDSFMKQVNQPVGAHVDEDWLEVKMTQLILEQYRNKESESARLEKQVTDLKQQANQTAKLVIDSLA is encoded by the coding sequence ATGAATGTTGTTTTATCAGGATATTACGGGTTTCACAATGTTGGGGACGAAGCGATTTTGCTGTCTATTATCGAAGCACTACGCAAGGAGCGACCTGGCATTGGGATTACCGTACTATCAAATGACCCAGAATATACAAAAGAAACTTACAGTGTAAACGCCGTGAACCGCTGGAGCATGGGCGATGTGCTTCAGGCACTGCGTTCATCTGATGGATTGATTAGTGGCGGCGGGAGCCTTCTGCAAGATAAAACAGGCTTGAAAAGTGTTCCGTATTATCTTGGTATTATGCAGATGGCAAGGCTGCTTAACAAGCCGTTCTTCATATATGCACAAGGATTAGGGCCGATTGAAAAAGCCTGGAACCAGAAGATGACAAAGCAAGTCCTTTCAAAGGCCGCTTTTGTTACTGTGCGTGATGAAGAATCACAAGCCTTATTAAAGTCTTTTGGATTTAAGAAAAATATTGAGCTTGTGCCAGACCCGGTTGTTGGGCTGGATGCAGAACAATTTGAAAGCACATGGTTGAAGGAAATGGGTGTGACAGAACCAATCCTTGCTGTATCCGTACGTGACTGGCAAACAGGGCAACCGTATCTTAAGAAGGTTGCCAAGGTGCTCGATAACTGTGCTGACCAAGGATTAAAGGTTTTATTTGTGCCAATGCATGATAAGCAAGATGCCGTCACTTCTGAGAAAACCGCTTCCTACATGAAGCATGATGCACTGATTGCGCCATACGACGCGTCAATTCAAGAAAAAATTGCGTTCATTAAAGAAAGTGATGTGTTGTTTGGAATGAGGCTGCACGCCCTTATCTTTGCGGCAGTTGTTTCCACACCAATGGTTGGCTTGTCATATGACCCGAAAATCGATTCCTTCATGAAGCAAGTTAATCAACCTGTTGGTGCTCATGTTGATGAAGATTGGCTCGAAGTGAAGATGACTCAATTAATCCTTGAACAATACCGAAACAAAGAATCAGAATCAGCTCGACTAGAAAAACAAGTTACCGACCTAAAACAACAAGCAAATCAAACCGCCAAGCTTGTCATTGATTCGCTTGCATAA